One window of Triticum dicoccoides isolate Atlit2015 ecotype Zavitan chromosome 5A, WEW_v2.0, whole genome shotgun sequence genomic DNA carries:
- the LOC119300116 gene encoding mitogen-activated protein kinase kinase kinase 5-like: MSSSTSSTWTFKSGNILWCIAAGLQLDASQYEQWSINSKQRSAHRPSSASASTPASPARASTSRIPRHGGAGDPDHLPRLTRQHRLRHVDDIEVGASALRLDDPHAAPPSSSSYPARRDAVWSGLATASSTPISRSPSSMMEAAPARSSSTPMLLPHPLPLPHHDDSPCRGPGRPLPSPRMFDGDCNGSAEFLGVAETGGERPSTFPRFMPHQTVQKVHEHNDLRSAGTHGATCGQRRKTYKEKFQDGPTETLNFRLNIPAKSAPSSGFSSPVQSPRRLSNVDFSSAAISIQGSNILSAPSPWSSDQSGSSPPSTSPEKFVGGQERSPRSSPLRSPALRSRYPSAPPSPMHTNLFPENHTSRPEGNLSANLHPLPLPPVSMSPKQTNFGHPSVPKVETPSMAGQWQKRKLIGSGTYGCVYEATNRHTGALCAMKEVNIIPDDAKSVESLKQLEQEIKFLSQFKHENIVQYYGSETTEDRFYIYLEYVHPGSINKYISKHCGAMTESVVRNFTRHILNGLAFLHSQKIMHRDIKGANLLVDVNGVVKLADFGMAKHLSTAAPNLSLKGTPYWMAPEVVQATLVKDVGYDLAVDIWSLGCTIIEMFTGKPPWSGLEGPAAMFKVLNKDPPIPDNLSSEGKDFLKGCFKRIPSERPTASKLLEHPFIQNSNHFSQHVSVHSPAGNKSPDAGHCSREKKSWKTEPCVRGKQTNTNGETSSSRCPGSLGHRLTAPISLDTHSLSPPPTSYKSSSGSSAHNTPNGMHFSIAYPQPSPLPRPNGKESLNMFSY, from the exons CGCTCCGCCCACCgcccctcctccgcctccgcctccacgcCCGCCTCCCCCGCCCGCGCCTCCACCTCCCGCATCCCCCGCCACGGCGGCGCCGGCGACCCCGACCACCTGCCCCGCCTCACCAGGCAGCACCGCCTGCGCCATGTCGACGACATCGAGGTCGGGGCCTCCGCGCTCCGCCTCGACGACCCGCACGCCgccccgccctcctcctcctcctaccccGCCAGGAGGGACGCGGTCTGGTCCGGGCTCGCCACCGCCAGCTCCACGCCGATCTCGAGGTCCCCGAGCAGCATGATGGAGGCGGCGCCGGCCAGGTCGTCGTCCACGCCCATGCTGCTGCCGCACCCTCTGCCGCTGCCCCACCATGACGACTCGCCGTGCCGAGGGCCTGGGAGGCCGCTCCCCTCCCCGAGGATGTTCGACGGGGATTGCAACGGGTCGGCCGAGTTCCTGGGGGTTGCAGAGACTGGAGGCGAGAGGCCGTCCACGTTTCCAAG ATTTATGCCCCACCAAACTGTTCAAAAGGTTCACGAGCACAATGACTTACGGTCAGCTGGCACACATGGGGCCACCTGTGGCCAACGGAGAAAGACATATAAAGAGAAGTTCCAGGATGGTCCAACTGAAACTTTGAACTTTAGGTTGAATATTCCTGCTAAAAGTGCCCCGAGCAGCGGGTTTTCAAGTCCTGTACAGAGTCCTCGAAGGTTGAGTAATGTAGACTTCTCATCTGCTGCAATATCCATCCAAGGTAGCAATATATTGTCAGCACCATCACCATGGTCTTCAGATCAATCAGGATCTTCACCCCCTTCCACCTCACCTGAAAAATTTGTGGGTGGCCAGGAGCGATCTCCTCGCTCTAGTCCTTTGAGAAGTCCTGCTCTTAGATCAAGATACCCAAGTGCACCTCCATCACCAATGCATACAAACTTGTTCCCAGAGAACCACACTTCTCGTCCTGAGGGCAATCTGAGTGCCAATCTTCACCCATTACCTCTTCCTCCTGTTTCAATGAGCCCAAAGCAAACAAATTTTGGCCACCCGTCAGTTCCAAAAGTCGAGACACCCTCAATGGCTGGTCAGTGGCAAAAAAGGAAGCTCATCGGCAGTGGCACATATGGCTGTGTATATGAAGCTACCAATAG GCACACCGGAGCTCTTTGTGCCATGAAAGAGGTTAACATAATTCCTGATGACGCAAAATCAGTTGAGTCTTTGAAGCAATTGGAACAG GAAATTAAATTCCTTAGCCAATTTAAGCATGAAAACATAGTGCAGTACTACGGCAGTGAAACT ACTGAAGATAGATTCTACATATACCTGGAATATGTTCATCCGGGTTCAATTAATAAGTACATTAGTAAACATTGTGGTGCAATGACAGAATCAGTTGTCCGCAACTTCACTCGCCATATCCTTAACGGTCTTGCTTTCCTCCATAGCCAAAAAATTATGCATAG GGACATTAAAGGAGCAAATTTGCTTGTTGATGTCAATGGCGTGGTTAAATTGGCAGACTTTGGAATGGCTAAGCAT TTGAGCACTGCAGCTCCAAATCTTTCACTGAAAGGAACACCATACTGGATGGCCCCTGAG GTTGTCCAGGCTACACTTGTCAAAGATGTAGGCTACGATCTTGCTGTTGATATCTGGAGCCTCGGTTGCACAATTATTGAGATGTTCACCGGCAAGCCTCCTTGGAGTGGTCTTGAAGGG CCTGCCGCAATGTTTAAGGTGTTGAATAAAGACCCACCAATTCCAGATAATTTATCATCAGAAGGGAAGGATTTTCTGAAAGGCTGCTTCAAGAGAATCCCGTCTGAGAGACCTACAGCAAGCAAGCTGCTTGAACACCCATTCATCCAAAATTCAAATCACTTCAGCCAGCACGTTTCTGTACATTCTCCTGCAGGAAATAAATCCCCA GATGCTGGACACTGTTCAAGAGAAAAGAAGTCCTGGAAGACTGAGCCTTGTGTGAGAGGGAAACAGACAAATACAAACGG CGAAACAAGCAGCTCTAGATGTCCCGGGTCATTGGGTCATCGTTTGACCGCCCCAATTAGCTTGGATACTCATAGCTTGTCCCCTCCACCGACGAGTTATAAGTCTAGTTCTGGTTCTTCAGCTCATAATACACCGAACGGCATGCATTTTTCAATCGCATACCCTCAGCCCAGTCCACTACCGAGGCCTAACGGAAAGGAATCATTAAACATGTTTTCGTATTGA